In bacterium, the genomic window CTTCTTGCGAGTCGCCTTCTTGCGAGTCGCCTTCTTGCGAGTCGCCTTCTTGCGAGTTGCCTTCTTGCGAGTTGCCTTCTTGCGAGTCGCCTTCTTGCGAGTCGCCTTCTTGCGAGTCGCCTTCTTGCGAGTCGCCTTCTTGCGTCGAGCTGCCATGCTCTCACCCCCCGATTGCGTTTTTGTCAACGTGTCCGAGCCAGGTCCGCGTCCGCGACTACATTCACTCTGCCGCATCTACATCTCAGTTCGTACACGCCCCGAGCGGGAACTCAGGTTGCGTTCCCTATCGGTCCCCTCAACACGAACTTGACGTTCGCAACGAAGTTAACTGATCGGAAACGCTGAGTTCCATGCTTGGTTGCCGCAGACAGTAAGCACAGGCCCCAATACGTGTCAACGGAAAAAGGCCAAAAAAAACGCACCGATGGCGAACATCGGTGCGTATTGCGAGGTCTTGTGTACCCCGCGAAATAGCGAATTGCTAGCGCTTGCGCTTATGTCGGTTGCGAGCGCGGAGCTTCTTGTACTTGTGCTTCCGCATCTTCTTACGACGTTTCTTGATTACGCTGCCCATCTAACCTC contains:
- a CDS encoding AURKAIP1/COX24 domain-containing protein — protein: MGSVIKKRRKKMRKHKYKKLRARNRHKRKR